One stretch of Danio rerio strain Tuebingen ecotype United States chromosome 6, GRCz12tu, whole genome shotgun sequence DNA includes these proteins:
- the LOC137495980 gene encoding uncharacterized protein — MEALELELEEVESQIRALVVRRSRLRERLLVVPNAKAVSSPEVRGNYNHIIPSTSTPRPSLSRPSAPGARLSQASFTPTPGYHGAWVQPRKVLPRSRGRTSPPVFEISTENRFSPLRESGPDVAIIGDSIVRHVRAASSKGNKVRTFCFPGARVKNISTQIPTILGAAESPGAVVLHVGTNDTGLRQSEILKKDFRSLIETVRRTSPATQIIVSGPLRTYRRGNERFSRLLALNEWLITWCKEQKLLFANNWNLFWERPRLFRPDGLHPSRAGAELLSDNISRLLRTI; from the coding sequence atggaggcgttggagctggagctggaagaagtggagtcccagatccgcgCGCTGGTGGTAAGACGGTCGCGGCTACGGGAACGGCTTCTCGTcgtacctaatgctaaggccgtctcatcacctgaggtacgtggaaattacaaccacatcattccctctacctcaaccccgcgtccttctctgtccaggcccagcgcacccggggcgcggctcagccaggcgtcgttcacgccgacacccggctaccacggcgcctgggtgcagccgcgcaaggtgcttcccagatcccggggcagaacgtctccgcctgtgttcgagatctccacggagaaccgcttctcccctctccgcgagtcgggtcccgatgtggccatcatcggtgactcgatcgttcgtcacgtccgtgccgcctcctcaaaaggtaataaagtacgtactttctgctttcctggtgcccgtgtgaaaaatatttctacacagattccaaccatcctgggcgctgccgagagccctggtgccgttgtcctccacgtggggacaaacgacaccgggctccggcagtcggagatcctgaagaaggacttcaggagcctgatcgagacggttcgacgcacctcgcccgccacgcagatcatcgtttctgggccgcttcgtacctaccgccgaggaaatgaaaggttcagtagacttttagctttgaatgaatggctaataacatggtgtaaagaacagaaattgctctttgctaataactggaatcttttctgggagcgtcctaggctcttccgtcctgacggcctgcaccccagtcgagccggagctgaactcctgtcggacaacatctccagactacttcgcaccatctga